One segment of Amycolatopsis alba DSM 44262 DNA contains the following:
- a CDS encoding GNAT family N-acetyltransferase, with product MLRPDFPITTPRLTLRAFTSADLDELNSFQSRADVARYLYWSPRSRAESAAALAKRVHSSTLSKEGQLLAVAVTLTETGRLIGDLNLEYLSSEHRQGEIGFVFHPDHHGKGFAAEAATELLRLGFEELGLHRIIGRCDGRNTASAALMERLGMKKEAHLRQNEIVKGEWCDELVFAMLEDEWKASR from the coding sequence ATGTTGAGGCCCGACTTCCCGATCACCACCCCGCGCCTGACCCTCCGCGCCTTCACGTCGGCGGATCTCGACGAACTGAACTCCTTCCAGTCCCGCGCCGACGTCGCCCGCTACCTCTACTGGAGTCCGCGCAGCCGGGCCGAATCCGCCGCAGCGCTCGCCAAACGGGTGCACAGCAGCACCCTGTCGAAGGAAGGCCAGCTTCTCGCGGTGGCCGTGACCCTCACCGAGACCGGGCGGCTGATCGGCGACCTGAACCTCGAGTACCTCAGCAGCGAGCACCGCCAGGGCGAGATCGGCTTCGTCTTCCACCCCGACCACCACGGCAAGGGGTTCGCCGCGGAGGCCGCCACCGAACTGCTGCGGCTCGGCTTCGAAGAACTGGGCCTGCACCGGATCATCGGTCGCTGTGACGGACGCAACACCGCGTCGGCCGCGCTGATGGAACGCCTCGGCATGAAGAAGGAAGCGCATCTGCGGCAGAACGAGATCGTGAAGGGCGAGTGGTGTGACGAACTCGTCTTCGCCATGCTCGAGGACGAGTGGAAGGCGAGCCGCTAG
- a CDS encoding DUF3040 domain-containing protein, with protein MPLSEHEQRLLDQIERELYAEDPKFASTVRGTRLRRPARRRRLQGIALFVVGVALLVLGVVVNIRVAEIPVISVLGFLVMFFGVMMAVTSIRHGAESEGGKDSGGQGAGGGGGGKASPRRSSFTQRMEERFRQRFEEQ; from the coding sequence ATGCCACTCTCCGAGCATGAGCAGCGGCTGCTCGATCAGATCGAGCGCGAGCTCTATGCCGAGGACCCCAAGTTCGCATCCACGGTGCGAGGCACCCGGTTGCGCCGCCCCGCCCGCCGACGGCGTTTGCAGGGCATCGCCCTGTTCGTAGTGGGCGTCGCACTGTTGGTGCTCGGCGTGGTGGTCAACATCCGGGTGGCCGAGATCCCAGTGATCAGCGTGCTCGGGTTCCTCGTGATGTTCTTCGGAGTCATGATGGCCGTCACGTCGATTCGGCACGGAGCCGAATCGGAAGGCGGTAAGGACAGCGGTGGACAGGGAGCGGGCGGAGGTGGCGGCGGTAAGGCGTCCCCACGCCGGAGCTCCTTCACCCAGCGCATGGAAGAGCGCTTCCGCCAGCGCTTCGAGGAGCAGTAG
- a CDS encoding transglutaminaseTgpA domain-containing protein codes for MTATAPPRPHTPQPRPAAPPPVWTSSVLAPIAAGLATLFASTSLTGVVSGWAWFGYLLVAVVLIASTGLALRSLRAPTVLVGLAQLLVLLFLITGAFTTSGILKIIPGPAALDELRGVLAAAAEQIRVGLPPVEGTPPILCLITIAIGLVAVLVDTLAVAAAAPAATGLVLLCVYAVPAAIAEDILPWWTFLLSAAAFAGLLAVDGNHRHRRWRNRDAPGLGNSASTLSAPVGVVAAAIAMGLVIGMAVTGVGTVGRLPGADGSGRGGAGGFGVEPFTQLRGLLDQGENVELFKVYGMGADKRLLRAFTLDTYTPNKGWGLAQNGRAQQGVQANLPLPPVKGDDGAGPGREIRIEPTNWVDNWLPIYGVPRTIGGLADNWLYDPVGGAVFTTTKQSAPAYTETAAIKEPSKDELRNDDAQLAEVPPQFVQVDRVDPRVAAKAKQLTENEPNNFDKAQAIWSFFTAQNGFVYDTKTAEATDSDALADFVLNGKRGFCEQFASAMAVMLRSVGIPSRVAIGFTSGTPKGDHLSISSEDAHAWVEVYFQTKGWVSFDPTPLVDGRAVVPPYLQTDPSSTSANDTQEVPSAPASSAPATGTPRDPGADTGADGSGNQQDEEPLWPAILAGVLGGLAAALTVVAIVRSRLRYRALMRSAPSPDHGFLDNQNVTNWLPLIAIGLWVVAFAFLAAWVSWWFALALVVVLGGLGTPTTIREIKRRLRLQKIASHSSAAADAAWRELMDECADRGLPLSDGDTVRVAGRKVVEKHRLDEEGRSGLRTVIGVVEASWYSDKPADDQALGPAFDEVRKSLKRNAPMSWKGRLFPRSLRRRDK; via the coding sequence GTGACCGCGACCGCGCCACCCCGGCCGCACACCCCCCAGCCGCGTCCCGCGGCGCCACCGCCGGTCTGGACGAGCAGCGTGCTCGCGCCGATCGCCGCCGGGCTCGCCACGCTGTTCGCCTCGACATCGCTCACCGGTGTCGTCTCCGGCTGGGCGTGGTTCGGCTACCTGCTGGTCGCCGTCGTGCTGATCGCCTCCACCGGGCTCGCCCTGCGGTCGCTGCGCGCGCCGACCGTCCTCGTCGGCCTGGCGCAGCTGCTGGTACTGCTGTTCCTGATCACAGGGGCGTTCACCACCAGCGGGATCCTGAAGATCATCCCCGGCCCGGCCGCGCTCGACGAACTGCGTGGCGTGCTCGCCGCGGCGGCCGAGCAGATCCGCGTCGGACTGCCGCCGGTCGAGGGCACGCCGCCGATCCTCTGCCTGATCACCATCGCGATCGGGCTGGTCGCGGTGCTGGTCGACACGCTCGCCGTGGCCGCCGCCGCGCCCGCCGCGACCGGCCTGGTGCTGCTGTGCGTCTACGCCGTGCCCGCCGCGATCGCCGAAGACATTCTGCCGTGGTGGACGTTCCTGCTCAGCGCGGCCGCGTTCGCCGGGCTGCTCGCCGTCGACGGCAATCACCGGCATCGCCGCTGGCGCAACCGGGACGCGCCCGGACTGGGCAACTCGGCGAGCACGCTGTCCGCCCCGGTCGGCGTGGTGGCCGCCGCGATCGCGATGGGCCTGGTCATCGGCATGGCCGTCACCGGTGTCGGCACGGTCGGCAGGCTCCCCGGAGCCGACGGATCCGGCCGCGGCGGGGCGGGCGGCTTCGGTGTCGAGCCGTTCACGCAGCTGCGCGGCCTGCTCGACCAAGGCGAGAACGTGGAGCTGTTCAAGGTCTACGGGATGGGCGCGGACAAGCGGCTGCTGCGCGCGTTCACCCTCGACACCTACACCCCGAACAAGGGCTGGGGCCTGGCGCAGAACGGCCGCGCCCAGCAGGGTGTCCAGGCCAATCTGCCGCTTCCTCCCGTCAAGGGCGACGACGGTGCCGGTCCCGGACGCGAGATCCGGATCGAGCCGACGAACTGGGTCGACAACTGGCTGCCGATCTACGGGGTGCCCCGGACGATCGGCGGACTGGCCGACAACTGGCTGTACGACCCCGTCGGCGGTGCGGTGTTCACTACGACCAAGCAGAGCGCGCCCGCCTACACCGAGACCGCGGCGATCAAGGAGCCGTCGAAGGACGAACTCCGGAACGACGACGCCCAGCTGGCCGAGGTGCCGCCGCAGTTCGTCCAGGTCGACCGCGTCGACCCCAGGGTGGCCGCGAAAGCCAAGCAGCTGACCGAGAACGAGCCCAACAACTTCGACAAGGCGCAGGCGATCTGGTCGTTCTTCACCGCGCAGAACGGCTTCGTCTACGACACCAAGACCGCCGAAGCCACCGACTCCGACGCGCTCGCCGACTTCGTCCTCAACGGCAAACGCGGGTTCTGCGAGCAGTTCGCGTCCGCGATGGCCGTGATGCTGCGGTCGGTCGGCATCCCGTCGCGGGTCGCCATCGGCTTCACCTCCGGCACCCCGAAGGGCGATCACCTCTCGATCAGCTCCGAGGACGCGCACGCGTGGGTCGAGGTCTACTTCCAGACGAAGGGCTGGGTCAGCTTCGACCCGACCCCGCTGGTCGACGGCCGCGCGGTCGTCCCGCCGTACCTGCAGACCGATCCCAGCAGCACTTCGGCCAACGACACGCAGGAAGTGCCGAGCGCGCCCGCGTCGAGCGCCCCCGCGACCGGCACGCCCCGTGACCCCGGCGCCGACACCGGCGCGGACGGCAGCGGGAACCAGCAGGACGAAGAGCCGCTGTGGCCCGCCATCCTCGCCGGCGTCCTCGGCGGGCTGGCCGCCGCGCTGACCGTGGTCGCGATCGTGCGGTCGCGATTGAGATACCGGGCGCTGATGCGCTCGGCGCCTTCCCCGGACCACGGGTTCCTCGACAACCAGAACGTGACGAACTGGCTGCCGCTGATCGCGATCGGGCTGTGGGTGGTGGCGTTCGCGTTCCTGGCGGCGTGGGTGTCGTGGTGGTTCGCGCTGGCCCTGGTGGTCGTCCTCGGCGGGCTGGGCACGCCGACGACGATCCGGGAGATCAAACGACGGCTGCGGCTGCAGAAGATCGCGTCCCACTCCTCCGCCGCGGCCGACGCGGCGTGGCGCGAGCTGATGGACGAATGCGCGGACCGCGGCCTGCCGCTCTCCGATGGCGACACCGTGCGCGTGGCGGGCCGGAAGGTCGTCGAAAAGCATCGTCTCGACGAGGAGGGCCGCTCCGGGCTGCGGACGGTCATCGGTGTCGTGGAGGCGTCCTGGTATTCGGACAAGCCCGCGGACGATCAGGCGCTGGGCCCGGCTTTCGACGAGGTCCGCAAGAGCCTGAAGCGGAACGCGCCCATGTCCTGGAAGGGACGGCTGTTCCCGCGGTCGCTTCGGCGGCGGGACAAGTAG
- the dinB gene encoding DNA polymerase IV yields the protein MARYRVTTGATTWPDDTGCGLLHVDMDAFFVSCELRTRPELEGKPVVVSGGGPRSVVAAASYAAREFGVRSAMPFSTAKRLCPQLICITPTPGLYGEVSQGVMGIFRELTPLVEPLSLDEAFLDVSGALKRLDSSPARLGAWIRERVAADFGISCSVGVAKVKFVAKLASGMAKPDGMVVVPAAETLAFLHPLPVSALWGVGKRTEEHLRQLGLDTVADIATAPLARLRRSLGRALGEHLWALANGHDEREVVPETPDKSVGAEVTFDVDLHDRSALGLELLRLSERVAATLRRRGLRGRTVSIKVRFADFKTITRARTTAVPVDVARDIHRTAVELLAEHAPAGAVRLIGVRVEGLDTESSGEQLLFDSPEPRWRDAEVAADVARSKFGAAAVRPASLLTPRDQ from the coding sequence ATGGCCCGGTACCGGGTGACCACCGGGGCCACCACTTGGCCGGACGACACCGGATGCGGCCTGCTGCACGTCGACATGGACGCCTTCTTCGTGTCCTGTGAGCTGCGCACGCGTCCGGAACTGGAGGGCAAGCCGGTGGTCGTGTCCGGCGGCGGCCCGAGGTCGGTCGTCGCGGCCGCGAGCTACGCGGCGCGCGAGTTCGGCGTCCGGTCGGCCATGCCGTTCTCGACGGCCAAACGGCTCTGCCCGCAGCTGATCTGCATCACGCCGACACCCGGTCTCTACGGCGAGGTGTCCCAGGGGGTCATGGGGATCTTCCGTGAGCTGACGCCTCTGGTGGAGCCGCTGAGCCTGGACGAAGCCTTCCTGGACGTCAGTGGCGCGCTCAAACGGCTGGACTCCTCGCCCGCGCGGCTCGGCGCCTGGATCCGGGAGCGGGTGGCCGCCGACTTCGGGATCAGCTGCTCGGTCGGCGTCGCGAAGGTCAAGTTCGTCGCCAAGCTGGCGTCCGGGATGGCGAAACCGGACGGCATGGTCGTCGTCCCGGCGGCCGAGACGCTCGCGTTCCTGCACCCGCTGCCGGTGTCGGCGCTGTGGGGCGTCGGCAAGCGCACCGAGGAGCATCTGCGGCAACTGGGCCTCGACACCGTCGCCGACATCGCCACCGCACCACTGGCCCGGCTGCGGCGCTCGCTGGGCCGGGCGCTGGGGGAGCACCTGTGGGCGCTCGCGAACGGGCACGACGAACGCGAGGTGGTCCCGGAGACCCCGGACAAGTCGGTCGGCGCCGAAGTGACCTTCGACGTCGACCTCCACGACCGCTCGGCGCTCGGGCTGGAGCTGCTCCGGCTGTCGGAACGCGTCGCCGCCACCCTGCGCCGCCGGGGGCTGCGCGGACGGACGGTGTCGATCAAGGTCCGGTTCGCGGATTTCAAGACCATCACCCGCGCCAGGACAACCGCCGTACCGGTGGATGTGGCCCGCGACATCCACCGCACCGCCGTCGAACTCCTCGCCGAGCACGCGCCGGCGGGCGCAGTCCGCCTGATCGGCGTAAGAGTCGAGGGCTTGGACACGGAGAGTAGTGGAGAACAGCTGCTTTTCGACTCACCCGAACCCCGTTGGCGGGATGCGGAAGTGGCCGCCGACGTCGCGAGGTCGAAGTTCGGCGCCGCCGCGGTGCGGCCCGCGTCACTGCTGACCCCCCGTGACCAGTGA
- a CDS encoding methyltransferase domain-containing protein, with protein sequence MKTDTVATRGSGAVRRVLEAELRAARARGAQQPDVVDVGGGSGGWAVPLASAGCLVTVVEPNPNALATLRRRAEEEGVSGSITAIADDSDALGAHVAAGSADLVLAHGLLEVVDDPARVLAALAAAVKPGGAVSVLVANRHAAILQRALAGRLGEARELLAAESGVLGGGRETVLRRFDAEALRAQLVAVGLEVASLQGDGVVADFVPGGVREEDLAEFELAAASVSPLRDISSRLHVLARRPA encoded by the coding sequence ATGAAGACGGACACCGTGGCCACGCGGGGATCGGGGGCGGTTCGCCGGGTTCTCGAAGCAGAACTCCGGGCCGCACGGGCGCGAGGCGCACAGCAGCCGGACGTCGTCGACGTCGGCGGCGGCAGCGGCGGCTGGGCGGTGCCGCTGGCGTCGGCCGGCTGCCTGGTGACCGTGGTCGAACCGAACCCCAACGCCCTCGCGACCCTGCGTCGCCGCGCCGAGGAAGAGGGCGTCTCCGGCAGCATCACCGCGATCGCCGACGACTCCGACGCGCTCGGAGCGCACGTCGCGGCCGGATCGGCGGACCTCGTCCTCGCGCACGGGCTGCTCGAAGTCGTCGACGATCCGGCGCGGGTGCTCGCCGCGCTGGCCGCCGCGGTCAAACCCGGTGGCGCGGTCTCGGTGCTGGTGGCGAACCGTCACGCCGCGATCCTGCAGCGGGCGCTGGCCGGACGGCTCGGCGAGGCGCGGGAACTGCTCGCGGCCGAGAGCGGCGTGCTGGGCGGCGGCCGGGAGACCGTGCTGCGCCGCTTCGACGCCGAGGCCCTCCGCGCGCAGCTAGTTGCGGTAGGGCTCGAGGTGGCCTCGCTGCAGGGCGACGGCGTCGTGGCGGACTTCGTGCCCGGCGGGGTGCGGGAAGAGGACCTGGCCGAGTTCGAGCTGGCGGCCGCGTCCGTGTCGCCGCTGCGCGACATCTCCAGCCGGCTGCACGTCCTGGCGCGCCGACCCGCCTGA
- a CDS encoding ParA family protein, which translates to MHTVAVLSLKGGVGKTTVALGVASAALRRGARTLVADLDPQGNATTSLDPPFTDRTLADVLETPVRSVLERAIAPSVWSDQIDVLVGAEELEMLNEPDADSRRLENLSRALDELHTNPLREEPYELVILDCPPSLGRLTRSALVAADSALIVTEPTMYAVSGARRALDAIEKIREEQNPGLRPIGVVVNKLRVRSYEHQFRVAELRENFGPLVMPTAIPDRLAVQQAQGACSPIHEWHSPGAQEIALTFNMVLAKVLRSSRAGRHRVRGDEEPETTEESAKLSDTGTG; encoded by the coding sequence GTGCACACGGTCGCTGTTCTCAGCCTGAAGGGTGGCGTCGGTAAAACGACGGTAGCCCTCGGTGTCGCGTCCGCCGCGCTGCGTAGGGGCGCCCGGACTCTCGTGGCCGACCTCGACCCGCAAGGCAACGCCACGACCTCGCTGGACCCGCCTTTCACCGACCGCACGCTGGCCGACGTCCTGGAGACGCCGGTGCGGTCGGTCCTCGAACGCGCGATCGCGCCCAGCGTGTGGAGCGACCAGATCGACGTCCTCGTCGGCGCCGAAGAGCTGGAGATGCTCAACGAGCCCGACGCCGACAGCCGCCGCCTGGAGAACCTCTCCCGCGCGCTCGACGAACTGCACACGAACCCGTTGCGCGAGGAACCCTACGAACTGGTGATCCTCGACTGCCCGCCGTCACTCGGCAGGCTGACCCGGTCGGCGCTGGTGGCCGCGGACAGCGCCCTGATCGTCACCGAGCCGACGATGTACGCCGTCTCCGGCGCCCGCCGCGCGCTCGACGCGATCGAAAAGATCCGCGAGGAGCAGAATCCGGGGCTGCGGCCGATCGGCGTCGTGGTCAACAAGCTCCGCGTGCGCTCCTACGAGCATCAGTTCCGGGTGGCGGAGCTGCGGGAGAACTTCGGCCCGCTGGTGATGCCGACGGCCATCCCGGACAGGCTCGCGGTGCAGCAGGCGCAGGGCGCGTGCAGCCCGATCCACGAGTGGCACTCCCCCGGCGCGCAGGAGATCGCGCTCACTTTCAACATGGTGCTGGCGAAGGTCCTCCGCTCCAGCCGGGCCGGACGGCATCGCGTCCGCGGCGACGAAGAGCCCGAGACGACCGAAGAGTCCGCCAAGCTGAGCGACACCGGCACGGGGTAG
- a CDS encoding DNA-formamidopyrimidine glycosylase family protein → MPEGDTVFLAGKVLDKALAGKTLVRGEFRVPQLATTDLSGRDVLGVGTVGKHLLTRFSGDLTLHSHLRMDGKWDVYRTGARWHSPAHQARVILATEDLQAIGFRVHDLELVPTDEEDRLVGHLGPDLLDPQWTDELAERAAAALAADPARELGDALLDQRIMAGVGNLYKVEICFLLKVSPWTPVSEVDPAKAVALGRKLLVANAWRHEQITTGDPRRGRRQWVYERTRQGCFRCGGKVEVLQQGTGYQQRPTWFCPNCQPGPRPDR, encoded by the coding sequence ATGCCCGAAGGCGACACCGTCTTCCTCGCCGGCAAGGTCCTGGACAAGGCACTGGCCGGGAAAACCCTCGTCAGGGGCGAGTTCCGGGTCCCTCAGCTGGCGACGACGGATCTCTCCGGACGTGACGTCCTCGGCGTCGGCACGGTCGGCAAACATCTGCTGACGCGGTTCTCCGGCGATCTCACCCTGCACAGTCACCTGCGCATGGACGGCAAATGGGACGTCTACCGGACGGGCGCGCGCTGGCACAGCCCGGCGCATCAGGCGCGGGTCATCCTCGCCACCGAGGACCTGCAGGCGATCGGCTTCCGCGTGCACGACCTCGAACTCGTGCCCACCGACGAAGAAGACCGCCTGGTCGGCCATCTCGGCCCGGATCTGCTCGATCCACAGTGGACGGACGAACTCGCGGAACGCGCCGCCGCGGCGCTGGCCGCGGACCCGGCTCGCGAACTGGGCGACGCCCTGCTGGATCAGCGGATCATGGCGGGCGTCGGGAACCTGTACAAGGTCGAGATCTGCTTCCTGCTCAAGGTCTCCCCGTGGACGCCGGTGTCCGAAGTGGACCCGGCGAAGGCCGTCGCGCTCGGCCGGAAGCTGCTGGTGGCCAACGCCTGGCGGCATGAGCAGATCACCACCGGCGACCCGCGCCGAGGCAGGCGCCAGTGGGTCTACGAGCGGACCCGGCAGGGCTGCTTCCGCTGCGGCGGCAAGGTGGAGGTGCTCCAGCAGGGCACCGGATACCAGCAGCGGCCCACCTGGTTCTGCCCGAATTGCCAGCCGGGACCCCGCCCGGACCGGTAA
- the add gene encoding adenosine deaminase, which yields MPGILTGEALRAFVHALPKVELHVHLVGSASLPTVLELARRRPSAGVPTEPAELAEFFTFRDFPHFLRNYLAVTSLVRDARDIHTLVTGLAADLAAQNARYAEVTVTPYNHVLDGMSTDDLLTGLATGRAAARADHGVELAWCFDIPGEKGVVAGRETVVFALRERPEGLVSFGLGGPEVGVGRAQFAPFFTTAREAGLRSVPHAGETTGPATVWSAVHDLGAERIGHGVGAHTDPALLEYLAVQRIPLEVCPTSNVRTGQFRSIEAHPVRRLLDHGVVVTLNTDDPPMFGTTLDGEYLAVAETLGLTAAEIARFATNAVEASFLPSADKTGLLAEIDEILLQDHEPLA from the coding sequence ATGCCCGGAATCCTCACGGGCGAGGCGCTGCGCGCGTTCGTGCACGCCCTGCCCAAGGTCGAACTCCATGTCCACCTCGTCGGTTCGGCGAGCCTGCCCACGGTGCTGGAACTGGCGCGCCGCCGCCCGTCCGCGGGGGTGCCGACCGAGCCCGCGGAACTCGCCGAGTTCTTCACCTTCCGCGATTTCCCGCATTTCCTCCGCAACTACCTGGCGGTGACGTCGCTGGTGCGCGACGCCCGCGACATCCACACCCTCGTCACCGGGCTGGCGGCCGACCTGGCCGCACAGAACGCCCGCTACGCCGAAGTGACCGTGACGCCGTACAACCACGTTCTCGACGGCATGTCCACGGACGATCTCCTCACCGGTCTCGCCACCGGGCGGGCGGCGGCGCGGGCGGACCACGGAGTGGAACTGGCCTGGTGCTTCGACATTCCCGGCGAGAAGGGGGTCGTCGCCGGGCGCGAGACGGTCGTGTTCGCGCTCCGTGAACGCCCCGAGGGCCTGGTGTCCTTCGGGCTCGGCGGTCCCGAGGTCGGCGTCGGCCGCGCGCAGTTCGCCCCGTTCTTCACCACGGCCAGGGAGGCGGGGCTGCGCAGCGTCCCGCACGCGGGCGAGACCACCGGGCCCGCCACCGTATGGTCGGCGGTGCACGATCTCGGCGCCGAGCGGATCGGGCACGGCGTCGGCGCGCACACCGATCCGGCGCTGCTGGAATACCTTGCCGTACAACGGATCCCGCTGGAGGTCTGCCCGACGTCGAATGTCCGAACAGGACAGTTCAGGTCGATCGAGGCGCATCCCGTGCGGCGGCTGCTCGACCATGGCGTGGTGGTCACGCTCAACACCGACGACCCGCCGATGTTCGGGACCACCCTCGACGGCGAGTACCTGGCGGTCGCCGAAACCCTGGGCCTGACCGCGGCCGAAATCGCCCGATTCGCGACGAACGCCGTGGAAGCGTCTTTTCTGCCGTCGGCGGACAAGACCGGCCTGCTGGCGGAGATCGACGAAATCTTGTTGCAGGACCACGAACCCCTCGCATAG
- a CDS encoding DUF58 domain-containing protein codes for MLRALSGLTTRGRCLLAAGVAAAVCSFVLNERDLLRVAVFVVALPLLVAFFISATRLKLGAARALRPDRVSVGSPGEVQLELWRNGRLPAGEVLLEDGVPYALGSRPRFVVERLPHDRRVALRYPLQPVLRGIQQVGPLRATITDPFGLCEFERELIGHSRLVVVPKVVGLWGLPSGAGIGAGDDGSIRLHAGQGEADVIVRQYRQGDDLRKVHWRSTARRDEIMVRVEERPWRGGTTVLLDHRAAAHHGTGPAASLEWAVSFAASVSLHLRRSGHRVRLITEHGQTLADTPGEGGEHYDNIVLDVLAALQPAHQRDITLGHDPAEGQELIAVLGTVSNESVHELSRYRPRGIRSLAVLLDTPGWSSGVNRPENRAAATEESVALLRAAGWGVVVAGPGSPMQQVWAELCQTATRRGTLIGGGL; via the coding sequence ATGCTGCGTGCTCTGTCAGGCCTGACCACACGCGGCCGCTGCCTCCTCGCCGCCGGGGTCGCCGCAGCGGTGTGCTCGTTCGTGCTCAACGAGCGGGATCTGCTGCGGGTCGCGGTGTTCGTCGTCGCCCTGCCCCTGCTGGTCGCCTTCTTCATCTCGGCGACCCGGCTGAAGCTGGGCGCGGCGCGCGCGCTGCGCCCGGACCGGGTCTCGGTCGGTTCGCCCGGCGAAGTCCAGCTCGAACTCTGGCGGAACGGCAGGCTCCCGGCGGGCGAGGTGCTGCTCGAAGACGGCGTGCCGTACGCGCTGGGTTCGCGGCCGCGGTTCGTCGTCGAACGGCTGCCCCACGACCGGCGGGTCGCGCTGCGGTATCCGCTGCAGCCGGTCCTGCGCGGGATCCAGCAGGTCGGCCCGCTGCGGGCGACGATCACCGACCCGTTCGGGCTGTGCGAGTTCGAACGTGAGCTGATCGGGCATTCCCGGCTGGTCGTCGTGCCGAAGGTGGTCGGCCTGTGGGGCCTGCCCAGCGGTGCCGGGATCGGCGCCGGTGACGACGGCAGCATCCGCCTGCACGCCGGACAGGGCGAGGCGGACGTGATCGTCCGGCAGTACCGCCAGGGCGACGACCTGCGGAAGGTCCACTGGCGCTCGACCGCCCGCCGCGACGAGATCATGGTCCGCGTCGAGGAGCGGCCGTGGCGTGGCGGCACCACGGTGCTGCTGGACCACCGCGCGGCCGCGCACCACGGCACCGGCCCCGCCGCGAGCCTCGAATGGGCGGTTTCGTTCGCCGCCTCCGTCTCGCTGCATCTGCGCCGCTCCGGTCACCGCGTCCGGCTGATCACCGAACACGGCCAGACCCTGGCCGACACCCCCGGCGAGGGTGGCGAGCACTACGACAACATCGTGCTCGACGTCCTCGCCGCGCTCCAGCCCGCGCACCAGCGCGACATCACCCTCGGCCACGATCCGGCCGAGGGACAGGAACTCATCGCGGTGCTCGGCACCGTCAGCAACGAATCCGTGCACGAGCTGTCCCGGTACCGCCCGCGCGGGATCCGGAGTCTCGCCGTGCTGCTCGACACCCCCGGCTGGTCCTCCGGCGTCAACCGGCCCGAGAACCGCGCCGCCGCCACCGAAGAGTCGGTGGCGCTGCTGCGCGCCGCGGGCTGGGGCGTCGTCGTCGCCGGCCCCGGCTCGCCCATGCAGCAGGTCTGGGCCGAGCTCTGCCAGACCGCCACCCGCCGGGGCACGCTGATCGGAGGCGGCCTGTGA
- a CDS encoding quinone-dependent dihydroorotate dehydrogenase, which produces MFFDKIVRPALYRVSGSDPETVHERTIGTLARLSRVSPALGALGRVYRTDDPVTFLGLRFPNRVGLAAGMDKNGRALHAWPALGFGFVEVGTVTRHPQPGNDKPRLFTLAETDAVINRMGFNNEGAEALAARLAASGKPPVPLGVSIGKSKVTPLDEAVEDYRFSLRALYPYADYFAINVSSPNTPGLRALQDKSALAELLAELRKTSAELAGEAKPTPVLVKVAPDLTDEALAELLAVCLDHGVAGLIATNTTLSREGIAPTEASVGEQAGGLSGRPLTARSVEVVRFVHDETGGKLPIIGVGGIFDAGAAARMLDAGAGLVQLYTGFALHGPGLVKRVARGLAARPY; this is translated from the coding sequence GTGTTCTTCGACAAGATCGTCCGCCCCGCGCTGTACCGGGTCTCCGGCAGCGACCCCGAAACCGTGCACGAACGCACCATCGGCACGCTCGCCAGGCTGAGCCGGGTGTCCCCCGCGCTCGGTGCGCTCGGCCGCGTCTACCGGACGGACGATCCGGTCACCTTCCTCGGTCTCCGCTTCCCGAACCGGGTCGGCCTCGCCGCCGGGATGGACAAGAACGGCCGCGCGCTGCACGCGTGGCCCGCGCTCGGCTTCGGCTTCGTCGAGGTCGGCACCGTCACCCGGCATCCGCAGCCGGGCAACGACAAGCCGCGGCTGTTCACCCTCGCCGAGACCGACGCCGTGATCAACCGGATGGGCTTCAACAACGAAGGCGCGGAAGCGCTCGCCGCCCGCCTCGCCGCGAGCGGGAAGCCGCCGGTGCCGCTCGGGGTCAGCATCGGCAAGTCCAAGGTGACGCCGCTCGACGAGGCCGTCGAGGACTACCGCTTCTCGCTGCGGGCGCTGTACCCGTACGCCGACTACTTCGCGATCAACGTCAGTTCGCCGAACACGCCGGGGCTGCGGGCACTGCAGGACAAGTCCGCGCTGGCGGAACTGCTCGCCGAACTGCGGAAGACCTCGGCCGAACTCGCGGGCGAAGCGAAACCGACTCCGGTGCTGGTCAAGGTCGCCCCCGATCTCACCGACGAGGCGCTCGCGGAACTGCTGGCGGTCTGCCTCGACCACGGTGTCGCCGGGCTGATCGCGACCAACACGACGCTGTCCCGCGAAGGGATCGCTCCGACCGAAGCCTCGGTCGGCGAGCAGGCCGGCGGGCTTTCCGGCCGCCCGCTCACCGCGCGCTCGGTCGAGGTGGTGCGGTTCGTGCACGACGAAACCGGCGGCAAGCTGCCGATCATCGGCGTCGGCGGGATCTTCGACGCCGGCGCCGCCGCCCGGATGCTCGACGCCGGTGCCGGTCTCGTCCAGCTCTACACCGGTTTCGCCCTGCACGGTCCCGGTCTGGTCAAGCGGGTCGCCCGAGGTCTCGCGGCCCGGCCGTACTGA